A DNA window from Halichondria panicea chromosome 16, odHalPani1.1, whole genome shotgun sequence contains the following coding sequences:
- the LOC135349507 gene encoding uncharacterized protein LOC135349507: protein MATSADMHWPSTRTLMGRRGRQNTQRQLLGATSSSADPTWKIGGWKQYPTHDPEEIHNSDWANNIYVSLKEDIQTKWRRQGPPPTKDLSLGGLSAYKYDDLRTDNAYIGFFFLRIRFSDDSYLYAGVGLTRTDHCSPDLMKVSNIEADVYKT, encoded by the exons ATGGCTACCTCTGCAGACATGCACTGGCCAAGCACACGGACTCTCATGGGCCGAAGGGGACGCCAGAACACTCAGAGGCAGTTACTAGGTGCTACCTCCAGTAGTGCTGACCCAACCTGGAAGATCGGTGGTTGGAAACAGTACCCTACTCATGATCCCGAAGAAATCCATAACTCCGATTGGGCTAACAACATTTACGTATCG CTTAAGGAGGATATACAAACAAAATGGAGAAGGCAGGGTCCACCCCCGACTAAGGATTTGTCTCTTGGTGGTCTCAGTGCATATAAGTATGATGACTTGAGAACTGACAATGCATACATTGGATTCTTCTTCCTCCGA ATACGTTTTAGCGATGATTCCTATCTGTATGCCGGAGTTGGTCTCACTAGAACAGATCATTGCTCCCCGGACCTAATGAAAGTGTCCAACATTGAAGCTGATGTGTATAAGACGTAG